The Lachnospiraceae bacterium oral taxon 500 genome window below encodes:
- a CDS encoding MATE family efflux transporter: MNAKEARRRKILTEPLMPLLIKTSVPTIIGMLVSVIYNLTDTFFVGLLNNRSMTAAVGVVFSLVSLIQAIGFWYGYGSGNVMAKRIGEKNYKEAEIVSAVGIGLAAVSGLVIMIFAQVFIVPLAGLIGGNASENVLTYTSQYLRLIIISIPFSLYGITLYNQLRLCGNVKDGMLGLLAGMLSNMALDPILMFGLGMGFLGAGYATLAGQVIGCMVLTWLAEKNGNIPVRPGKAKYKRELIYHILAGGMPNFSRQAITSAALVLLNAIAAQYGESMIAALTVSAKAAALAYMIMIGWGQGFQPICAMNYGAGQYDRVKKAFQLTVWSGTVFLILASAVLYVFAGRFIQMLSKDSEVVFIGIRILRLQCLTMPLLGFLAVSSMFMQNTGQYFWALLISSSRQGIFYIPLLYLLPALYGQLGICLIQPVSDFLSFILAVAVVGRRYAKIFEQGSLLSGQSGRAE; the protein is encoded by the coding sequence ATGAATGCTAAAGAAGCAAGGCGCCGGAAAATTTTAACAGAGCCGCTGATGCCGCTGCTTATCAAAACTTCCGTGCCGACGATTATCGGCATGTTAGTCAGCGTCATTTATAATCTGACGGATACATTTTTTGTCGGGCTTTTAAATAATCGCTCCATGACGGCGGCTGTTGGCGTTGTTTTTAGCTTGGTCAGCCTTATCCAGGCAATTGGTTTTTGGTATGGCTATGGCAGTGGTAATGTTATGGCCAAACGAATCGGGGAGAAAAATTATAAAGAAGCGGAAATCGTTTCGGCGGTCGGAATCGGGCTGGCGGCTGTCAGCGGGCTGGTGATCATGATTTTTGCTCAGGTTTTTATTGTGCCGCTGGCTGGGCTGATTGGCGGAAATGCCTCGGAAAATGTATTGACCTATACCAGCCAATATTTAAGGCTGATTATCATCAGTATTCCGTTTAGTTTATACGGCATCACGCTTTATAATCAGCTGCGGCTGTGCGGAAATGTCAAAGACGGGATGCTGGGTTTGCTGGCCGGGATGCTGAGTAATATGGCGCTCGACCCGATTTTGATGTTTGGTTTGGGCATGGGTTTTTTAGGAGCCGGCTATGCGACACTGGCCGGACAGGTGATCGGCTGTATGGTTTTGACTTGGCTGGCTGAAAAAAACGGAAACATTCCGGTTCGGCCGGGAAAAGCGAAGTACAAGCGAGAGCTGATTTATCATATTCTGGCTGGCGGAATGCCTAATTTTTCCAGGCAGGCAATTACCAGCGCGGCACTGGTGCTGCTCAACGCCATAGCGGCGCAGTACGGAGAAAGTATGATAGCGGCTTTAACCGTCAGCGCCAAAGCGGCGGCTTTAGCTTATATGATTATGATTGGCTGGGGGCAGGGCTTTCAGCCGATCTGCGCTATGAATTACGGAGCCGGGCAGTATGATCGGGTAAAAAAGGCGTTTCAGCTGACGGTTTGGTCGGGCACGGTTTTTTTAATTCTGGCTTCGGCAGTTTTGTATGTTTTTGCCGGGCGATTTATTCAAATGCTGTCAAAGGATTCGGAGGTAGTGTTTATCGGGATTCGGATTCTCCGGTTGCAATGCCTGACCATGCCGCTTTTGGGATTTTTGGCGGTCAGCAGTATGTTTATGCAAAATACCGGCCAATATTTTTGGGCATTGCTAATCTCGTCCTCCCGGCAGGGGATATTTTATATTCCGCTTTTATATCTTTTGCCGGCACTGTATGGGCAGTTAGGCATTTGCCTGATTCAGCCGGTTTCGGATTTTTTATCATTTATTTTGGCAGTGGCGGTAGTTGGCAGGAGATATGCAAAAATATTTGAGCAAGGTTCTTTGCTCAGCGGACAGTCCGGCAGGGCAGAGTGA
- a CDS encoding TetR/AcrR family transcriptional regulator yields the protein MAKAFTEEERSRIKEKIMEAALDLFHDKGTKALNISELTRRAGIAQGSFYSFWQDKEALIIDLIAYRATQKLHQIEQEFSNSLTDPVIFLTDVIYHYSIDLMLKAKAQPVYREAFRILAEKGKDEANKMECLYSPFLDKLINYWRENAVVRRTERQGLANAFIGSFVLCSNWYHFSEDYFNEVLRIYIFQIVNKYIEI from the coding sequence ATGGCTAAGGCTTTTACTGAGGAAGAACGGAGCAGAATCAAAGAAAAAATAATGGAAGCGGCGCTGGATTTATTTCATGATAAAGGCACAAAAGCATTAAATATCAGCGAACTGACCAGGAGAGCGGGCATTGCTCAGGGCAGTTTTTATAGTTTTTGGCAAGACAAGGAAGCTTTGATCATTGATCTCATTGCCTATCGCGCGACCCAAAAATTACATCAGATTGAACAGGAATTTTCCAATTCTCTGACCGATCCAGTCATATTTTTAACGGATGTGATTTACCATTATTCGATTGACCTGATGCTGAAAGCCAAAGCTCAGCCGGTTTATCGGGAGGCATTTCGGATATTGGCGGAAAAGGGGAAAGACGAAGCAAATAAAATGGAGTGTCTTTATAGCCCGTTTTTGGATAAACTGATAAATTATTGGCGGGAAAACGCTGTCGTCCGGAGGACAGAGCGGCAAGGTTTAGCCAATGCTTTCATCGGCAGCTTTGTATTATGCTCAAATTGGTATCATTTCAGCGAAGATTACTTTAATGAAGTCCTGCGGATTTATATATTTCAAATAGTAAATAAGTATATAGAAATATAG
- a CDS encoding phosphoenolpyruvate synthase: MILDLKDIKKEDVLTAGGKGANLGEMISAGINVPAGFVITAEAYREFIRQNKIAEMISTGAQEAGADEDKLLALAADIRAKIKSGGFPVETEKEIRKKYASLGVNVRVAVRSSATAEDLPEASFAGQQETYLNVRGIEDVLAQIRHCYASLWGDRAVSYRFHQGYAQAAVAIAVVIQEMVESEKAGVLFTINPVSQNTNEMQINASYGLGESVVSGQVTADSYIISKLGKLLDIRIGSKASQIVYAPSGVRTEAVSAAKSKERVLNEDEIDRLVKIGLEIEQHYGRPMDIEWAMKENEVYILQARAVTALKTDDQEKIVQKYIKGIKLTGSMKKIMAFQLEKMPFAYRALDFDYIIAINEQKARIFAEGGIILDSSPKMDADGIQTFSDRKTGVNRKIFHIFKLLKMFKNLEYCCQVCTEFMARYEREIEAIKSLRFESMELSECQVFMEHSYALIQSLAYDRFKYALFPAGLASRRFTKIIKRVDKNYSAFDFYWGLNNKTAVVAKDISAMAEKFKTDSTLKDAILSGAKFDGLWESFPEFKRLTDDFLKKNGFKSDYNCYCLEAKTFREDPDRIVNIIRPILETEEPAAGKAENRDYAELMEKLKHIYGNQYPALEKNINFFRYFHVVREESQYLWETVFYYVRQCVRRINQLLLGSEDYRHGVANLFHRELMPSLEAGYLNADCQEIIRRRDEKSALAAKVWEASKLLVFDRNGPVLKGVSGSGGSAVGKACVIRGPKEFYKMKKGDILVCHLTDPEWTPLFKLAGAVVADTGSALSHAAIVAREYNIPAVLGVGFATARFKDGDRIWVDGEKGEVRGE; encoded by the coding sequence ATGATACTGGATTTAAAGGATATAAAAAAAGAAGATGTTTTGACGGCAGGCGGCAAGGGAGCGAATCTGGGAGAAATGATTTCCGCCGGCATCAATGTGCCGGCCGGATTTGTGATTACGGCGGAGGCTTATCGGGAATTTATCAGGCAAAACAAGATAGCGGAAATGATTTCTACCGGAGCGCAGGAAGCGGGAGCGGACGAGGATAAATTACTGGCGCTGGCGGCTGATATCAGGGCAAAAATAAAAAGCGGCGGCTTTCCGGTTGAAACAGAAAAAGAAATCAGGAAAAAATATGCCAGCTTAGGAGTAAATGTCAGGGTGGCTGTCCGTTCTTCGGCAACGGCGGAAGACTTACCGGAGGCCAGTTTTGCCGGGCAGCAGGAAACTTATTTAAATGTCAGAGGGATAGAAGATGTGCTGGCACAAATCCGCCATTGCTATGCCTCGCTGTGGGGGGACAGAGCGGTCAGCTATCGCTTTCATCAGGGCTATGCTCAGGCGGCGGTTGCCATTGCGGTAGTGATTCAGGAAATGGTCGAGAGTGAAAAAGCGGGAGTACTATTTACTATTAATCCGGTCAGCCAAAACACAAACGAAATGCAGATTAATGCCAGTTACGGCTTGGGTGAAAGTGTGGTCAGCGGTCAGGTAACGGCTGACAGTTATATTATCAGTAAATTGGGAAAACTGCTTGACATCAGGATTGGCAGCAAGGCCAGCCAAATCGTGTATGCTCCTAGCGGCGTAAGAACGGAAGCGGTCAGCGCTGCCAAAAGCAAAGAAAGGGTGCTAAATGAGGATGAGATTGACAGACTGGTCAAGATCGGACTGGAGATAGAACAGCATTATGGCAGGCCGATGGATATTGAATGGGCGATGAAAGAGAATGAAGTTTATATTTTGCAGGCCAGAGCCGTTACTGCTTTAAAAACTGATGATCAGGAGAAAATTGTTCAGAAATATATCAAAGGAATAAAATTAACAGGAAGCATGAAAAAAATCATGGCATTTCAGTTGGAAAAAATGCCGTTTGCATACAGAGCATTGGATTTTGACTATATTATAGCAATCAATGAGCAAAAGGCCAGGATATTTGCCGAGGGCGGTATTATTCTGGACAGCAGTCCGAAAATGGACGCGGACGGAATCCAAACCTTTTCGGACAGAAAAACAGGGGTCAATCGGAAGATTTTTCATATTTTTAAATTGCTGAAAATGTTTAAGAATCTTGAATATTGCTGTCAGGTCTGTACGGAATTTATGGCTCGATATGAGCGGGAAATAGAGGCAATCAAGTCTTTGCGCTTTGAAAGTATGGAATTATCGGAGTGCCAAGTATTTATGGAACATAGCTATGCTTTAATCCAAAGCCTGGCTTATGATCGGTTTAAATATGCGCTGTTTCCGGCGGGGCTGGCCAGCCGCCGATTTACCAAAATAATCAAGCGGGTCGATAAAAATTATTCCGCCTTTGATTTTTATTGGGGATTGAACAATAAAACGGCGGTGGTGGCGAAGGATATTTCAGCTATGGCGGAGAAGTTCAAAACTGACAGTACTTTAAAAGATGCCATCCTATCCGGCGCGAAGTTTGATGGGTTATGGGAAAGCTTTCCGGAATTTAAGCGCCTGACCGATGATTTTCTTAAAAAGAATGGCTTTAAATCGGATTATAATTGTTATTGTCTGGAAGCCAAAACCTTTAGGGAGGATCCGGACAGAATCGTAAATATTATCAGGCCGATTTTAGAAACAGAGGAACCTGCTGCCGGCAAGGCAGAAAACAGGGATTATGCCGAGCTGATGGAGAAACTGAAGCATATTTATGGCAACCAGTACCCGGCACTGGAAAAGAATATAAACTTTTTCCGCTATTTTCATGTGGTTCGGGAGGAAAGTCAGTACTTGTGGGAAACCGTATTTTATTATGTCAGGCAGTGCGTCAGAAGGATCAATCAGCTATTACTCGGCAGCGAAGATTACCGGCATGGAGTGGCCAATCTTTTTCATCGGGAATTAATGCCCAGTCTGGAAGCCGGATATTTAAATGCGGACTGCCAGGAAATAATCCGCCGGCGGGATGAAAAGTCTGCCCTAGCGGCCAAGGTTTGGGAAGCCTCCAAGCTCTTGGTTTTTGACAGGAACGGCCCTGTGCTGAAAGGCGTAAGCGGCAGCGGCGGCAGTGCTGTGGGCAAAGCCTGTGTCATCCGCGGCCCGAAAGAGTTTTATAAAATGAAAAAAGGAGATATTCTGGTTTGCCATCTGACGGATCCAGAGTGGACGCCACTATTTAAGCTGGCCGGTGCGGTGGTGGCCGATACCGGTTCGGCTTTAAGTCACGCGGCTATCGTGGCCAGAGAATATAATATCCCGGCGGTTTTGGGCGTTGGTTTTGCCACGGCCAGATTTAAGGACGGCGACAGGATATGGGTGGACGGAGAAAAAGGTGAGGTCAGGGGGGAATGA
- a CDS encoding methionine ABC transporter substrate-binding protein, with protein sequence MKRSVAALGIALFLAFSLAACQKQTATDDTYNQGQTATTEKVTLKVGVSPVPHAEIMNLIKPVLEAEGVNLEIQEFTDYVLPNVSLNDKKLDANFFQHLPYLEKFNAENKMDLVSVAKIHIEPMGAYSQKIKSKDEIADGATVAIPNDSTNEGRALLLLQAEGLIKLKDENGLTQTPKDIVENPKNLKFQELEAASLPRVLVDVDFAVINTNYALEAKLNPTKDALFIEGDQSAYANILVTRQDNKDSEGIQKLVKALQSEEVKKFLEEKYQGAVVPAF encoded by the coding sequence ATGAAAAGAAGTGTTGCAGCATTAGGAATAGCGTTGTTTTTGGCTTTTTCGCTGGCGGCATGCCAAAAGCAGACAGCGACGGATGATACTTATAATCAGGGACAGACGGCGACGACGGAAAAGGTCACGCTGAAGGTTGGTGTTTCACCGGTTCCGCATGCCGAGATCATGAACCTGATTAAGCCGGTTTTGGAGGCGGAAGGTGTTAATCTGGAAATTCAGGAGTTTACCGATTATGTTCTGCCGAATGTTTCCTTAAATGACAAAAAGCTGGATGCTAACTTCTTCCAACATTTGCCGTATTTGGAAAAGTTTAACGCTGAAAACAAGATGGATTTGGTGTCGGTTGCCAAGATTCACATTGAGCCGATGGGCGCGTATTCTCAAAAGATTAAGTCCAAGGATGAAATCGCTGACGGCGCAACCGTTGCGATTCCGAATGATTCGACCAATGAGGGCAGAGCGTTGCTTTTGCTTCAGGCCGAGGGTTTGATTAAGTTAAAGGATGAAAACGGCTTGACCCAAACGCCGAAGGACATTGTTGAGAATCCGAAAAACTTAAAGTTTCAGGAGCTGGAAGCCGCTTCCCTGCCGCGGGTGCTGGTAGATGTCGACTTTGCCGTTATCAATACCAATTACGCTTTGGAAGCGAAACTGAACCCGACCAAGGACGCGTTGTTTATTGAGGGCGACCAGTCGGCTTATGCCAATATTTTAGTTACCCGTCAGGATAACAAGGACAGCGAAGGCATTCAAAAGCTGGTCAAAGCACTGCAAAGCGAAGAAGTGAAAAAGTTCCTGGAAGAAAAGTACCAGGGCGCGGTGGTTCCGGCGTTCTAA
- a CDS encoding DUF1275 domain-containing protein, with amino-acid sequence MKDLIFSFANWWNWLLTFTSGFANIGCLFLFSHSATHHTGNISRIAIALEKGNWTELGVLFFIVLCFFAGSVLCGLLFHSQTMTPKKRYGILLIFLGILLLAVYYLQPGNMVLYAIAFLSGAQNAMFIYIKSFLARSTHLTGYLTDSGFALGRILAGYMEDLPKLFFNLSQIVFFLLGGLAASAFGRHFPAGLVPLIAGLYILGGLIYFIARRGHLFGVK; translated from the coding sequence ATGAAAGATTTGATTTTTTCGTTTGCCAACTGGTGGAACTGGCTGCTGACTTTTACCAGCGGCTTTGCTAATATTGGCTGTCTGTTTCTTTTCAGTCATTCCGCCACTCACCATACCGGCAATATCAGCCGGATTGCCATAGCACTGGAAAAGGGGAACTGGACGGAACTTGGAGTGCTCTTTTTCATTGTTCTTTGCTTTTTTGCCGGTTCTGTTCTGTGTGGCCTTTTGTTTCATTCGCAGACGATGACGCCCAAAAAGCGCTACGGCATTCTGTTAATCTTTTTAGGCATTCTTTTGTTGGCCGTTTATTATCTTCAGCCGGGCAATATGGTACTTTATGCCATCGCTTTCTTATCCGGCGCCCAAAACGCAATGTTTATTTATATCAAATCCTTTTTGGCGCGCAGCACGCATCTGACCGGATATCTGACCGACAGCGGCTTTGCTCTCGGCCGGATTTTAGCCGGCTATATGGAGGATCTACCGAAACTGTTTTTTAATTTGTCACAAATCGTCTTCTTTCTGCTGGGCGGCCTGGCCGCCTCCGCCTTTGGCCGGCATTTTCCGGCCGGACTGGTGCCGCTGATTGCCGGTCTTTATATCTTAGGCGGGCTGATTTATTTTATCGCCCGGCGCGGACATTTATTCGGGGTCAAGTAA
- a CDS encoding methionine ABC transporter permease — protein sequence MNETLNSLIIPGFMETLYMVFFSTVFAVLLGLPIGVLLLITEENHILPMKSLNLVLSSLVNIFRSLPFIILIIILFPLSRLIVDTAIGSTAAIVPLSIAAAPFVARVAESALREVPWGMIEAAKSMGANNWQIIWRVLLPESVSALVLGLTLTVINILGYTAMAGAVGAGGIGDVAIRYGYQRFRDDVLWITVIVLILMVQAIQSLGNFIAGKLDKRKG from the coding sequence ATGAATGAAACCTTAAATAGCCTGATTATACCGGGCTTTATGGAAACGTTGTATATGGTTTTTTTCTCGACTGTGTTCGCGGTGCTTTTGGGCCTGCCGATTGGCGTGCTGCTCCTGATTACCGAGGAAAATCATATTTTACCGATGAAGAGCCTGAATCTGGTGCTGTCGTCACTGGTAAATATTTTCCGATCCCTGCCGTTTATTATTTTAATTATCATTTTGTTCCCGCTTTCCCGGCTGATTGTGGATACGGCGATTGGCTCAACGGCGGCGATTGTGCCTTTATCGATTGCGGCGGCGCCCTTTGTCGCCCGGGTGGCGGAATCGGCGCTGCGGGAAGTACCGTGGGGCATGATTGAAGCCGCTAAGTCGATGGGGGCGAATAATTGGCAGATTATTTGGCGGGTGCTTTTGCCGGAATCGGTATCAGCCTTGGTTTTGGGGCTGACGCTGACAGTGATTAACATTTTGGGCTATACCGCCATGGCCGGCGCGGTCGGAGCGGGTGGTATCGGCGACGTGGCGATTCGTTACGGCTATCAGCGCTTCCGGGACGATGTGCTGTGGATTACGGTAATTGTTTTGATTTTGATGGTTCAGGCCATTCAGAGCTTGGGCAATTTCATTGCCGGCAAGTTAGATAAGCGGAAGGGCTGA
- a CDS encoding methionine ABC transporter ATP-binding protein, translating into MIRIEGLTKTFGNGAGEVHALSDVNLTIEQGDIFGVIGLSGAGKSTLVRCINRLEEPTSGEIYIDEVGMTTLSESQLREKRKEIGMIFQHFNLLMNSTVEENIAFPLRLAGYPKDKISRRVEELLQVVGLTEKKKAYPATLSGGQKQRVGIARALANAPKILLSDEATSALDPLTTEAILQLLKEINQKYGITIVVITHEMDVIKKICNKVAVMEQGTPAEVGLVLDVFSNPQSQTARNFLENELFHLSEKVQAEVKEHTRTESVLKISFCGDTADEPILSNMIKNYPVDVSILAGNIEEIQGVNLGYLVVKIQGSQPDLERVYQYLNSKDLRWEVL; encoded by the coding sequence ATGATTCGGATTGAAGGCTTGACCAAGACCTTCGGCAATGGTGCCGGGGAGGTGCATGCTCTTTCGGATGTAAACTTAACAATTGAACAAGGCGATATTTTCGGCGTGATCGGGCTTTCCGGCGCCGGAAAATCGACCTTGGTTCGCTGCATCAACCGTTTGGAAGAGCCGACCAGCGGCGAGATTTATATTGACGAGGTCGGCATGACTACTTTGAGTGAGTCCCAGCTGCGGGAAAAACGCAAGGAAATCGGCATGATTTTTCAGCATTTTAATTTGCTGATGAACTCGACGGTGGAAGAAAATATAGCCTTCCCGTTGCGGCTGGCAGGCTATCCCAAGGATAAAATCAGCCGCCGGGTCGAGGAACTTTTGCAGGTCGTTGGCCTGACTGAGAAAAAGAAAGCCTATCCGGCGACTTTATCGGGCGGGCAAAAGCAAAGGGTCGGCATTGCCAGAGCCTTGGCTAATGCGCCTAAGATCCTTTTATCAGACGAGGCGACATCAGCTTTGGATCCGCTGACGACCGAGGCAATTTTGCAGCTTTTGAAGGAAATCAACCAAAAATATGGGATTACGATTGTAGTGATTACCCATGAAATGGACGTGATTAAGAAAATCTGTAATAAGGTGGCCGTCATGGAACAGGGAACGCCGGCGGAAGTCGGCCTGGTGCTGGATGTTTTCAGCAACCCGCAGTCGCAGACAGCCAGAAACTTTCTGGAAAACGAGTTGTTTCATTTATCGGAAAAAGTACAGGCCGAGGTCAAAGAGCATACCCGAACCGAGTCGGTGCTTAAGATTTCTTTCTGCGGCGATACGGCGGACGAGCCGATTTTATCCAATATGATTAAGAATTATCCGGTTGATGTGTCAATCTTAGCCGGAAATATTGAGGAAATCCAAGGGGTTAATTTGGGTTATTTGGTCGTTAAGATTCAGGGCAGTCAGCCGGATTTGGAGCGGGTCTATCAGTACTTAAACTCCAAGGATTTGCGCTGGGAGGTACTGTAA
- a CDS encoding protein translocase subunit SecDF — protein MKKQKMTKFLVALLVLAIAVYTAAMGFGSKQIGSIRDIKLGLDLAGGVSITYETVTPNPSKEAISDTIFKLERRITDSGYTEYEVYREGENRINVDIPNVNDPEKILQELGTPGSLAFADETGKVILTGADIKNAQPQKSTQSVSGSYEIALEMTDEGAKKFEEATAANIGKVIHILYNNQVLLSPTVQQRISGGRAVITNMENHDVANRMASFIRIGALPLELQELRSNIVGAKMGQDVIATSLKAGAIGIALIFLFMIIFYGVPGLAASVALVFYSALVIVILSLGNITLTLGGIAGMILSVGMAVDANVIIFARIREELREGKNIQAALKAGFNKALSSIVDGNITTLIAAAVLYVMGTGTIRGFAVTLALGIIVSMFTSLVVTRALLDGLVALGWKPKARSEEEQKPRKIYHFVETRVRFFALSIVLIVLGFVFLPVNSSSKGEALNYDIEFAGGTSTVVSVDKSYQSIDELQADVLPLIQEATGETSAQLNTVKGLDGKSQFIIKTRTLTGEQRQKLNEALIAKYGITEQEIQSSTIGATIGGEMRRNAVLSVLVASVLMLIYIWFRFKDITFGVAAIIALLHDVFVVFMVYSVLFVPINNSFVAAMLTIVGYSINDTIVIFDRIRENQKKMEHRNYKAMINASVSQTVSRSINTSLTTLIMVLALHVMGNASVQALTLPLLVGIISGTYSSIFVASPLWYLLKGRHKIEAETGE, from the coding sequence ATGAAAAAACAGAAAATGACCAAATTTTTAGTGGCGCTGCTGGTGCTGGCAATTGCCGTATACACGGCCGCCATGGGATTTGGCAGCAAGCAAATTGGCAGCATTAGGGATATCAAGCTGGGTCTTGATCTGGCCGGCGGTGTCAGTATTACTTATGAAACCGTCACTCCCAATCCCAGTAAGGAAGCAATCAGTGATACGATTTTTAAATTAGAGCGCAGAATCACCGACAGCGGCTACACTGAATACGAAGTGTATCGCGAAGGTGAAAATCGGATCAATGTCGATATTCCCAATGTCAACGATCCGGAAAAGATTTTGCAGGAGTTGGGAACGCCGGGTAGTTTGGCTTTTGCCGATGAAACCGGTAAGGTGATTTTGACCGGAGCAGACATCAAAAATGCGCAGCCGCAAAAATCAACCCAAAGTGTCAGCGGCTCTTATGAGATTGCTTTGGAAATGACGGATGAAGGCGCTAAGAAGTTTGAGGAAGCAACCGCCGCCAATATCGGTAAGGTTATTCATATTCTGTATAATAATCAGGTTTTGCTTTCCCCGACTGTGCAGCAAAGAATATCCGGCGGCCGGGCAGTTATTACCAATATGGAGAATCATGATGTCGCTAACCGGATGGCATCTTTTATTCGAATCGGTGCGCTGCCTCTGGAATTGCAGGAGTTGCGTTCCAATATCGTCGGTGCCAAAATGGGACAGGACGTGATTGCAACTTCCTTAAAAGCAGGCGCAATCGGTATTGCTTTAATTTTCCTGTTTATGATTATTTTTTACGGCGTGCCGGGTTTGGCAGCATCAGTGGCTTTGGTCTTTTATTCGGCACTGGTGATTGTGATTTTGAGCTTGGGTAATATTACCTTAACTTTGGGCGGAATCGCCGGTATGATTCTATCGGTTGGTATGGCGGTAGATGCCAATGTTATCATTTTTGCCCGGATCCGGGAAGAATTGCGGGAAGGCAAGAATATTCAGGCGGCGTTAAAGGCCGGCTTTAACAAAGCGCTGTCGTCAATTGTGGACGGCAATATCACTACTTTGATTGCAGCAGCCGTGCTGTATGTCATGGGCACCGGAACGATTCGCGGCTTTGCCGTTACGCTGGCACTTGGTATCATTGTGTCGATGTTTACTTCGTTAGTTGTTACCAGAGCTTTGCTGGACGGCCTGGTAGCTTTGGGCTGGAAGCCGAAAGCCAGAAGCGAAGAGGAGCAAAAACCGCGGAAGATATATCATTTTGTGGAAACCAGAGTCAGATTTTTTGCTTTATCGATTGTGCTGATTGTTTTAGGCTTTGTGTTCCTGCCTGTCAACAGCAGCAGCAAGGGCGAAGCGCTCAATTATGATATTGAGTTTGCCGGCGGTACTTCAACCGTTGTGTCGGTTGACAAGAGCTATCAGTCGATTGACGAGCTTCAGGCCGATGTTCTGCCGCTGATTCAGGAGGCAACCGGCGAAACTTCGGCGCAGTTAAATACGGTTAAGGGATTGGACGGCAAATCGCAGTTCATTATTAAGACCAGAACACTGACCGGGGAACAAAGACAAAAGCTGAATGAGGCATTGATCGCCAAGTATGGTATTACCGAGCAGGAGATTCAGTCGTCAACCATCGGTGCCACCATCGGCGGGGAAATGCGCCGGAACGCGGTTCTGTCGGTGTTGGTCGCATCGGTGCTGATGTTGATTTATATTTGGTTCCGGTTTAAGGATATTACCTTTGGTGTGGCTGCGATTATTGCACTGCTGCATGATGTTTTCGTAGTCTTTATGGTCTATTCGGTTCTGTTTGTGCCGATTAACAATTCCTTTGTGGCGGCAATGCTGACGATTGTCGGTTATTCGATCAATGATACGATTGTTATTTTTGACCGGATCAGAGAAAACCAGAAGAAGATGGAACACCGCAACTACAAGGCGATGATTAACGCCAGTGTCAGCCAAACAGTCAGCCGGTCGATCAATACTTCGCTGACAACGCTGATTATGGTATTGGCCTTGCATGTTATGGGCAATGCTTCTGTGCAGGCGCTGACGCTGCCGCTGTTAGTCGGTATCATTTCCGGTACCTATTCGTCGATTTTTGTAGCCAGCCCGCTGTGGTATCTGCTTAAAGGCCGGCATAAGATTGAGGCTGAGACAGGAGAATAA